The following are encoded in a window of Helicobacter ganmani genomic DNA:
- the hisIE gene encoding bifunctional phosphoribosyl-AMP cyclohydrolase/phosphoribosyl-ATP diphosphatase HisIE codes for MQAILKQIAWEKLNGLIPVIAQDYKTQEVLMLAFMNKEALELSLQSGFAHYFSRSKQRIWKKGEQSGHTQKIYEILLDCDKDSLLVKVEQKGVACHSGAKSCFFNLVSQGEITNTALESQADMSVIYGVVDSLYHILQERKGADSKTSYTASLYHKGENTIAKKIVEEAAELGFAIKDKDSKEIIYEAADLLYHALVGLSFSDISPDLVKQEIVRRFGLSGIEEKNSRQEK; via the coding sequence GTGCAGGCAATTCTCAAACAAATTGCGTGGGAAAAGCTCAATGGCTTGATTCCTGTTATTGCACAAGATTATAAGACACAGGAAGTTTTAATGCTTGCATTTATGAACAAGGAAGCATTAGAGTTAAGCCTACAAAGTGGTTTTGCGCATTATTTTTCGCGTTCCAAGCAGCGCATTTGGAAAAAGGGTGAGCAAAGCGGACATACACAAAAAATCTATGAAATATTGCTAGATTGCGATAAGGATAGCCTGCTTGTAAAAGTGGAGCAAAAAGGTGTTGCTTGTCATAGTGGCGCAAAAAGCTGTTTTTTTAATCTTGTTAGTCAAGGTGAGATAACAAATACTGCCTTAGAATCCCAAGCGGATATGAGCGTGATTTATGGAGTGGTAGATTCTCTTTACCATATTTTACAAGAGCGCAAAGGTGCAGATTCTAAAACTTCTTACACGGCTTCACTTTATCATAAAGGTGAGAATACGATTGCAAAAAAAATCGTGGAGGAAGCTGCAGAACTTGGTTTTGCAATCAAAGATAAAGATTCTAAAGAAATTATTTATGAAGCAGCAGATTTACTCTATCACGCACTTGTTGGGCTTAGCTTTAGCGATATTTCACCCGATTTGGTAAAACAAGAGATTGTGAGACGTTTTGGGTTAAGTGGAATTGAGGAAAAAAATTCGCGTCAAGAAAAATGA